From the genome of Vicia villosa cultivar HV-30 ecotype Madison, WI linkage group LG2, Vvil1.0, whole genome shotgun sequence, one region includes:
- the LOC131645974 gene encoding amino acid transporter AVT1I-like — protein sequence MELESKNQVQVSNTDQQNGGTNFFKACFNVLNTLIGIGILSMPYAVYQGGWLSFLLLIIFGMICCYTALLMDRCMNANPGIKSYGDLGEAAFGYKGRATLAIFIYIELFLVAVELLILEGDNLEKLYPNMIFTIFGLRIGGKSGFVILTAFAILPTTWLRNYGVLAYVSIGGVFTCVILIGCVVWVGEADGVGFHQRGVLLNLGGLSTSMSLFAFCYNAHALIPTIRNSMTDTKLFSKVLVVCFGASAIIYGTIAVLGYMMFGDKLKSQITLNLPTNTISTKIAIYSTIINPFTKYAIIISPITIAIEEKWHVCMRRPISIVVRTSIVASSVLVALYIPFFAYIMAFMGAFLSVAISLLFPCLCYLKINKGAKRFGLEMMIIMGILIIGTLIGIFGTYISVEKIVNQMKH from the exons ATGGAACTGGAGAGTAAAAACCAAGTCCAAGTTTCAAATACAGACCAACAAAATGGAGGAACCAATTTTTTCAAAGCATGTTTCAATGTACTCAATACCTTAATAGGTATTGGAATACTGTCAATGCCATATGCAGTTTATCAAGGAGGATGGTTGAGTTTTTTGCTGCTGATTATATTTGGGATGATCTGTTGCTACACAGCTTTACTTATGGATCGGTGTATGAATGCAAATCCAGGAATTAAATCCTATGGTGATTTAGGTGAGGCTGCATTTGGATACAAAGGAAGAGCTACATTAGCTATATTCATATACATAGAGTTGTTTTTAGTTGCTGTGGAGCTTCTTATATTAGAAGGTGACAATTTGGAGAAGCTTTATCCAAATATGATATTCACAATCTTTGGACTTAGAATTGGTGGTAAAAGTGGTTTTGTTATTCTCACTGCCTTTGCAATATTACCAACAACATGGTTGAGAAATTATGGAGTTCTAGCATATGTTTCTATTGGTGGGGTGTTTACTTGTGTTATTTTGATTGGATGTGTTGTGTGGGTGGGTGAAGCTGATGGTGTAGGGTTTCATCAAAGAGGTGTGTTGCTAAATTTGGGAGGTTTGTCTACTTCAATGAGCCTTTTTGCATTCTGTTACAATGCTCATGCATTAATCCCCACAATACGTAATTCCATGACTGACACAAAACTATTTTCAAAG GTTTTGGTTGTTTGCTTTGGTGCAAGCGCTATTATATATGGAACTATTGCGGTTTTAGGCTACATGATGTTTGGAGATAAATTAAAGTCTCAAATCACATTAAATTTACCAACTAACACTATAAGCACAAAAATAGCAATCTATTCCACCATAATTAACCCTTTCACTAAGTATGCTATTATAATCAGTCCAATAACAATTGCTATTGAGGAAAAATGGCATGTATGCATGAGAAGACCTATTAGCATTGTAGTTAGAACATCTATTGTTGCTAGCAGTGTACTTGTGGCATTATACATTCccttttttgcatacatcatggCATTTATGGGTGCATTCTTGAGTGTTGCAATCTCCTTGTTGTTCCCTTGTCTTTGCTACCTAAAGATAAACAAAGGTGCTAAGAGATTTGGGTTAGAGATGATGATCATCATGGGAATTCTTATCATTGGTACATTGATTGGAATCTTTGGTACATACATCTCAGTTGAGAAAATAGTTAATCAGATGAAGCATTAA